One Methanocellales archaeon DNA segment encodes these proteins:
- a CDS encoding fibronectin type III domain-containing protein, translating to MRQIRGDLIRKSTSIGVIGMLILSMLTMMAVPSVSGVDVFLPASFYGDVTVNGEPAPVNTVVTGRIVDAVGSPGQGNITVTEAGKYGVAAGEKLGVSTDNENDNEKTIEFYIKLPSGSEGKADQTATFSIGGITKLNLTATVVIGTPPTITSYSPTDTTPNDYEAATRTFSVTVDQPTTVAWSINGTVVETDAGVPASTAASYTNGSAVEGYWSVSAVATNVTSGLSDTQTWEWMVEDITPPAKVTGLTSDTPTLTTVNLTWDASTASDFLKYSVYKNGALLDNTTNTYYNVTGLEASTTYYFNVSAWDDSDNEGELSAGVTITTASYPAPIIVGYNNVTGSSLSITVNEMEAIRFNATADQAITTWNWFRDGVNQIWNYDSFETCWSVNGTYSVAVNATNANGTSNTVTWTIVVNDITSPAMVTGLTNGTPSSTGVDLWWTANTEADLVGYRVYQDGLLLVTTANAYYSVTGLSPATTYTFNVSAYDDNALEGENATISVTTSLYSAPTITSYTISNRTIAPPQTTDIDVAFSEVVEAWIQIEDSNHNLVKELYHSSSVTNPTAKTWDGTYTNATVVPDGTYYVNVTGINATTGLSVVDNTQSIVVASEVTIQYNLVKNPGSTGKNWISIPLTTNITTASQLMSVIGSNCDAVNRWNPVTQKPEGWISLMGGMGTNFAIVPGEGYEVSVTANTTFSVTGAPATISQIDLVKKPGSTGKNWIGLPYDTTLTSASTVMSSIGSNCDAVNRWNPVTQKPEGWISLMGGMGTNFAIVTGRGYEVSVTGNVTWTPV from the coding sequence ATGAGGCAAATAAGGGGAGATTTAATAAGAAAGTCGACTTCGATCGGCGTCATTGGAATGCTTATACTTTCGATGTTAACTATGATGGCAGTGCCATCAGTATCGGGAGTTGACGTCTTTCTACCTGCTAGTTTTTATGGAGACGTAACTGTGAATGGGGAACCCGCACCCGTTAATACAGTGGTTACAGGAAGAATAGTTGATGCCGTAGGATCACCTGGTCAGGGTAACATAACGGTAACCGAAGCAGGCAAATATGGCGTGGCTGCTGGTGAGAAATTAGGTGTTTCAACTGATAACGAAAATGATAACGAAAAAACGATAGAATTCTACATAAAACTTCCTTCCGGGTCGGAAGGCAAAGCGGATCAAACCGCGACTTTTTCCATTGGTGGTATTACCAAATTGAATTTAACCGCTACGGTGGTAATAGGGACGCCACCAACCATAACATCCTATTCACCTACCGATACCACACCGAATGATTACGAGGCTGCGACAAGAACGTTCTCGGTCACCGTTGATCAGCCGACAACAGTGGCATGGAGTATAAATGGAACCGTGGTCGAAACAGATGCAGGCGTACCTGCTTCTACAGCCGCCAGTTATACGAATGGGAGTGCTGTCGAAGGTTATTGGTCAGTTTCTGCGGTTGCAACGAACGTTACCTCAGGGTTGTCTGATACACAGACTTGGGAGTGGATGGTGGAGGACATAACGCCACCGGCAAAGGTAACTGGATTGACAAGTGACACACCCACTCTTACCACCGTTAACCTTACGTGGGATGCAAGTACAGCCTCAGACTTTTTAAAATATAGCGTGTACAAGAATGGGGCACTATTGGACAATACCACAAATACATATTATAATGTAACTGGTTTGGAGGCCAGCACAACTTACTACTTTAACGTTTCCGCATGGGATGATAGCGACAATGAAGGAGAATTGAGCGCTGGTGTTACCATAACGACGGCTTCCTACCCTGCACCAATTATTGTGGGTTATAACAACGTAACAGGCAGTTCACTCAGTATAACGGTTAACGAAATGGAAGCAATACGGTTCAATGCAACTGCCGATCAAGCTATTACCACTTGGAATTGGTTCAGGGATGGGGTAAATCAGATTTGGAATTACGATAGCTTTGAAACGTGCTGGAGCGTTAACGGAACCTACAGCGTTGCCGTGAATGCTACCAATGCAAATGGCACATCGAACACGGTTACATGGACGATCGTGGTGAATGACATAACTTCGCCAGCGATGGTGACGGGATTAACGAATGGCACGCCAAGTTCCACTGGGGTTGATTTGTGGTGGACAGCAAACACAGAAGCGGACCTCGTCGGATACAGGGTATATCAGGACGGTTTGTTACTTGTAACCACTGCTAACGCCTACTACAGCGTAACCGGATTATCGCCAGCCACGACATATACATTCAACGTTTCGGCATATGATGACAATGCTTTGGAAGGCGAGAACGCAACCATAAGTGTGACCACATCGCTCTATTCGGCACCAACGATCACTTCCTACACCATATCTAATCGCACCATTGCACCGCCGCAGACCACTGATATAGATGTGGCATTTTCGGAAGTGGTGGAAGCCTGGATACAAATCGAGGATTCAAACCACAACCTTGTGAAGGAATTGTATCACAGCTCCAGCGTAACCAATCCGACCGCTAAGACTTGGGATGGGACCTACACGAATGCAACCGTTGTTCCAGATGGCACCTATTACGTAAACGTTACGGGAATAAACGCAACAACTGGCTTGAGCGTGGTTGACAATACGCAGAGTATCGTGGTGGCATCTGAGGTAACCATTCAGTACAACCTCGTCAAGAATCCCGGAAGCACGGGCAAGAACTGGATCAGCATACCGCTCACCACAAACATCACAACCGCATCCCAACTGATGTCTGTAATAGGGTCCAACTGCGATGCAGTCAACCGATGGAATCCTGTTACCCAGAAACCAGAAGGCTGGATCTCACTGATGGGCGGCATGGGCACTAACTTTGCAATAGTGCCTGGCGAAGGCTACGAGGTATCGGTTACTGCGAATACGACCTTCAGCGTGACAGGTGCACCTGCAACCATCAGCCAGATTGACCTCGTCAAGAAACCCGGAAGCACGGGCAAGAACTGGATCGGTTTGCCCTACGACACCACGCTTACGTCTGCATCTACGGTGATGAGTTCAATAGGATCCAACTGCGATGCAGTCAACCGATGGAACCCTGTTACTCAGAAACCAGAAGGCTGGATCTCACTGATGGGCGGCATGGGCACTAACTTTGCCATCGTAACGGGCAGGGGATACGAGGTATCGGTCACAGGCAATGTGACCTGGACACCTGTTTGA